In Meleagris gallopavo isolate NT-WF06-2002-E0010 breed Aviagen turkey brand Nicholas breeding stock chromosome 5, Turkey_5.1, whole genome shotgun sequence, a single window of DNA contains:
- the HHIPL1 gene encoding LOW QUALITY PROTEIN: HHIP-like protein 1 (The sequence of the model RefSeq protein was modified relative to this genomic sequence to represent the inferred CDS: inserted 1 base in 1 codon) encodes MSKPSGQTSPRALSRHPALRHPEVCLELGVTLHGFPLSPYTECLRAPEELSPVKEWINAGYFMEHCLGCECSPYAAHLYDAEDPSTPVRTIPGLCQDYCQQVWQKCRSIFRYLSTDQELIALENNMAKFCRYLSLEDTDYCFPHLLANENLNQNLGLVTADAEGCLQLCLAEVANGLRNPVAMVHANDGTHRFFIAEQVGLVWAYLPDRSRLEKPFLNISEAVLTSPWEGDERGFLGIVFHPKFKFTGKVYVYYSVEVRYEERIRISEFRISSGDMNTVDHGSERIILEIEEPASNHNGGELLFGDDGYLYIFTGDGGMAGDPFGTXGNAQNKSALLGKVLRIDVDNNDRGPVYRIPPDNPFVGDPQARPEVYAYGVRNMWRCSFDRGEPDTKEGKGRLFCGDVGQNKYEEIDIVEKGRNYGWRAREGFSCYDKKLCVNSSLDDVLPIYAYPHKMGKSVTGGYVYRGCEFPNLNGLYIFGDFMSGRLMSLKEDHATGEWQYSEICMGTGQTCMFPGLINNYYQYIISFAEDEAGELYFMSTGVPSATAPHGVVYKVVDTSRRAPPGKCQVEPLPVKVKSKLVKFVPKEKLIVKTPTPRPRLKTTTEAPRRGWPDPATSHTPALDRVDQAPVNRSVMLVPTTARSPKPGKRERKGQRRKKKPRNGAVRLDGGSRGRSWGRVEVYVDGEWGTVCDDGWSSAAAAVVCRQLGFPYVVRASKKAEFGEGTSLRILLDDVQCSGQEKTLLECAHAEVGTHNCSHEEDAGVVCSREEVADW; translated from the exons ATGTCCAAGCCCTCTG GCCAGACTTCTCCTCGGGCACTGTCGAGACATCCTGCCCTGCGGCACCCCGAGGTCTGCCTTGAACTTGGAGTGACTCTGCATGGCTTCCCACTCAGCCCCTACACAGAGTGCCTGAGGGCACCCGAGGAGCTGTCTCCAGTCAAGGAATGGATAAATGCTGGCTATTTCATGGAGCATTGCCTGGGCTGC GAATGCTCTCCATATGCAGCTCACTTGTACGATGCTGAGGATCCCTCCACCCCTGTGCGGACCATACCAGGGCTTTGCCAGGACTATTGTCAGCAAGTATGGCAAAAATGCCGGTCCATTTTTCGCTATCTCTCTACAGACCAGGAGTTAATTGCGCTGGAGAACAACATGGCAAAATTCTGCCGCTACCTGTCCCTGGAGGACACAGATTACTGTTTCCCACACCTGCTGGCTAATGAGAACCTCAACCAAAACCTGGGGTTGGTGACCGCTGATGCAGAGGgctgcctccagctctgcctcGCGGAGGTGGCCAACGGGCTGCGCAATCCCGTTGCAATGGTGCACGCCAACGATGGCACCCACCGGTTCTTCATCGCCGAGCAGGTTGGCCTGGTGTGGGCCTACCTCCCTGACCGGTCCAGGCTTGAAAAACCTTTTCTAAACATCAGTGAAGCTGTGCTTACCTCACCTTGGGAAGGAGACGAGAGAGGTTTTCTAGGTATTGTCTTCCATCCTAAATTCAAATTTACTGGTAAAGTGTATGTCTACTATTCAGTTGAAGTTCGTTATGAAGAGAGAATCCGAATCAGTGAGTTCAGAATTTCTTCTGGTGACATGAATACTGTGGACCATGGTTCTGAAAG GATAATCCTGGAAATAGAAGAACCAGCTTCCAACCATAATGGAGGAGAGCTGCTCTTTGGTGATGATGGTTATCTCTATATATTTACTGGAGATGGAGGCATGGCTGGAGATCCTTTTGGGA TTGGAAATGCCCAGAACAA ATCAGCACTGCTGGGCAAAGTGCTGCGGATTGATGTAGACAACAATGACCGGGGGCCTGTGTACAGGATCCCCCCAGACAACCCTTTCGTTGGTGACCCACAGGCTCGACCTGAGGTCTATGCCTACGGAGTGAGGAATATGTGGCGCTGCTCATTCGATAGGGGAGAGCCTGATacgaaggaagggaaggggcGTCTCTTCTGTGGGGATGTAGGACAGAACAAATATGAAGAGATTGACATTGTAGAGAAGGGGAGAAACTACGGCTGGAGGGCGAGGGAGGGATTCAGCTGTTATGATAAAAAGCTTTGCGTCAATTCTTCTCTGG ATGATGTGCTTCCAATCTATGCATATCCACACAAAATGGGGAAATCTGTTACAGGAGGCTATGTCTATCGAGGCTGTGAGTTTCCAAACCTGAATGGCTTATACATATTTGGTGATTTTATGAGTGG ACGCCTGATGTCTTTGAAGGAGGATCATGCTACCGGAGAGTGGCAGTACAGTGAAATCTGTATGGGGACAGGACAAACCTGCATGTTCCCTGGGCTCATCAATAACTATTACCAATACATAATCTCTTTTGCTGAAGATGAAGCAG gagaACTTTACTTCATGTCTACTGGCGTACCAAGTGCCACGGCCCCACACGGAGTGGTATACAAAGTGGTGGACACCTCCAG GAGAGCACCACCGGGAAAATGCCAAGTTGAGCCTCTGCCagtaaaagtaaaaagcaaGCTTGTAAAATTTGTGCCAAAGGAGA AACTCATTGTGAAGACACCAACACCACGTCCCCGATTAAAGACCACAACTGAGGCCCCGAGAAGAGGCTGGCCAGACCCTGCTACGTCCCACACACCAGCTCTAGACCGAGTGGACCAAGCCCCGGTGAACCGCAGTGTGATGCTGGTCCCCACCACAGCACGAAGCCCCAAgcctggaaaaagggaaaggaagggacagcGCAGGAAGAAGAAACCCCGCAATGGGGCCGTGCGGCTGGATGGTGGCAGCCGAGGACGGAGCTGGGGCAGAGTAGAGGTCTATGTTGATGGAGAGTGGGGCACGGTGTGCGATGATGGCTGGAGCTCAGCAGCCGCTGCTGTGGTGTGCCGCCAGCTGGGCTTTCCCTATGTGGTGCGGGCCAGCAAGAAGGCAGAATTTGGGGAAGGCACTTCGCTTCGTATTCTTCTGGATGATGTCCAGTGCTCCGGGCAGGAGAAGACGCTGCTGGAGTGTGCCCACGCTGAGGTTGGTACGCATAATTGCTCCCACGAGGAGGATGCTGGTGTGgtgtgcagcagggaggaggtggCGGACTGGTGA